A region from the Nitrospirota bacterium genome encodes:
- a CDS encoding phospho-N-acetylmuramoyl-pentapeptide-transferase produces MLYKLLYSLHEIYSPFNVFRYITFRTALAILTATFLTYVLCPLLVRALRRLQITQQIRDDGPSIHMGKAGTPTMGGIVIIASIMTSMLLWGNLENIYVLMMLMSLIGFGAIGFADDYLKVAKKNPKGLRPCYKFGFQIVLSLAITIFLYINPDDPFPAVLSVPFFKRWLFDLGVFYIPFAMFVMVGASNAVNLTDGIDGLAIGLVGIATLATSVLVYISGHRGLADYLQVLYLPATGELTVFCGAMFGAALGFLWYNSYPADIFMGDVGSLGLGGALGTLAVITKHEIVLALVGGIFVAETISVLLQVASFKLTGKRLFKMAPIHHHFELKGWPEPKVIVRFWIAGIMLALLSLATLKVR; encoded by the coding sequence ATGCTTTATAAACTCCTTTATAGTCTTCATGAGATATACTCTCCATTTAATGTATTCAGGTACATAACATTCAGGACTGCACTGGCAATCCTTACAGCGACTTTCCTTACATATGTCCTTTGCCCTTTGCTTGTAAGGGCATTAAGGAGACTTCAGATTACCCAGCAGATAAGGGACGATGGACCAAGTATTCATATGGGCAAGGCAGGCACGCCCACGATGGGCGGAATAGTCATAATCGCCTCTATAATGACCTCTATGCTTTTATGGGGGAATCTCGAAAACATCTATGTCCTTATGATGCTCATGAGCCTTATAGGATTCGGTGCAATCGGGTTTGCAGACGATTACCTAAAGGTAGCAAAGAAAAACCCAAAGGGGTTAAGGCCATGCTATAAGTTTGGCTTTCAGATAGTGCTTTCTCTGGCTATAACCATCTTCTTATATATAAACCCCGATGACCCGTTCCCTGCTGTTTTAAGTGTGCCTTTCTTTAAGAGATGGCTTTTCGACTTAGGGGTGTTTTACATACCGTTTGCAATGTTCGTTATGGTTGGTGCATCCAATGCAGTGAACCTTACAGACGGCATAGACGGGCTTGCCATAGGTCTTGTGGGAATTGCAACCCTTGCAACCAGTGTGCTCGTTTATATATCAGGACATAGAGGGCTTGCAGACTACCTACAGGTGCTTTATCTGCCTGCCACAGGAGAGCTAACGGTGTTTTGCGGTGCGATGTTTGGAGCGGCATTGGGATTCCTCTGGTATAACTCATACCCTGCTGACATATTCATGGGCGATGTAGGCTCTTTAGGGCTTGGAGGTGCATTAGGCACACTGGCAGTCATTACAAAACATGAGATAGTGCTTGCCCTTGTGGGCGGGATATTCGTTGCAGAGACCATCTCGGTTTTGCTTCAGGTAGCATCCTTTAAGCTAACAGGCAAAAGGCTCTTCAAGATGGCTCCGATACATCACCACTTTGAGCTTAAAGGATGGCCCGAGCCAAAGGTAATAGTAAGGTTTTGGATAGCAGGCATTATGCTTGCCCTTTTAAGTCTTGCAACACTAAAGGTGAGGTGA
- a CDS encoding UDP-N-acetylmuramoyl-tripeptide--D-alanyl-D-alanine ligase — translation MMATLILKDILEATRGKRIYGEMEEFPAISIDSRTIKDGELFIALKGYNFDGHDFLHEALKKGDGALVSIPPSEPPNGFKRKKTLICVGNTLRALQDIAHFLRIKKDIPVIAITGTNGKTTTKELVAGILGSKFRVLKNSGNLNNQIGLPLSLSSIEPEHDAVVLEMGASAPGDIKELCAIASPGYGVVTNIGHAHLEGFGDIHTLRKTKCELLETVHTVSVNADDSFLLEGINGYKGRIIRYGIHGKELDVYADDIEVSDRGSKFLLHIGKDSVMVNLKVGGLFNIYNALAGSSIGYIFGIGTEDIKSGLQDFKGVPMRFEIKRMANVTLLSDVYNANPASMEEAIKEMIRLKEGRSGRAIAVLGDMLELGPYGETAHRKLGSWMSGLPVDLLIAVGPLMSLSADSFSGVSVKAEDSESAKSLLLNEMRDEDIVLVKGSRGMKMERVIEDAL, via the coding sequence ATGATGGCAACACTTATACTTAAGGATATATTAGAGGCAACCAGAGGCAAACGCATTTATGGCGAAATGGAAGAGTTCCCTGCCATATCCATTGATTCGAGGACAATCAAAGATGGAGAGCTCTTCATAGCACTGAAGGGCTATAATTTCGATGGGCATGACTTTCTCCATGAGGCATTAAAAAAAGGAGATGGTGCTCTGGTAAGCATTCCGCCTTCTGAGCCTCCAAATGGTTTTAAGAGGAAAAAGACCCTGATATGCGTAGGAAATACCTTGAGGGCTCTTCAGGACATAGCCCATTTTCTAAGAATCAAAAAGGACATACCTGTTATTGCTATAACTGGAACGAATGGAAAGACAACCACAAAGGAGCTTGTCGCAGGAATACTCGGCTCAAAATTCAGGGTCCTTAAAAACTCAGGAAACCTTAATAACCAGATTGGGCTTCCGCTTAGCCTTTCGAGCATCGAGCCTGAGCACGATGCAGTTGTCCTCGAGATGGGTGCAAGTGCACCGGGTGACATAAAAGAGCTTTGTGCTATAGCCTCGCCCGGCTATGGGGTTGTCACAAACATAGGGCATGCACACCTTGAGGGCTTTGGAGATATTCACACACTGAGAAAGACAAAGTGTGAACTGCTCGAGACGGTTCACACTGTTTCGGTGAATGCAGATGACAGTTTCCTCCTTGAAGGAATAAATGGCTATAAGGGTAGAATCATAAGATATGGCATACATGGCAAAGAATTGGATGTATATGCAGACGATATAGAGGTCTCTGACAGGGGCTCGAAGTTTCTTCTTCACATAGGTAAAGACTCGGTTATGGTGAATCTCAAGGTTGGAGGGCTCTTCAATATCTACAATGCACTTGCAGGCTCATCTATAGGCTATATCTTTGGCATCGGCACTGAGGATATAAAGAGTGGGCTTCAGGACTTTAAGGGAGTACCAATGAGGTTTGAGATAAAGAGGATGGCTAATGTAACCCTGCTTAGCGATGTATATAATGCAAACCCTGCATCCATGGAAGAGGCAATAAAGGAGATGATAAGGCTTAAAGAGGGTAGGAGTGGCAGGGCGATTGCTGTTCTTGGAGATATGCTTGAGTTAGGTCCTTATGGAGAGACTGCCCATAGAAAATTAGGCTCATGGATGTCTGGACTGCCTGTGGATTTGTTAATAGCAGTTGGTCCTCTTATGAGTCTTTCTGCGGATAGTTTCTCTGGAGTCTCGGTAAAGGCAGAAGATTCCGAGTCAGCTAAAAGCCTTCTCCTTAACGAGATGAGGGATGAAGACATAGTTCTCGTTAAAGGCTCAAGAGGAATGAAGATGGAAAGGGTGATAGAAGATGCTTTATAA
- a CDS encoding UDP-N-acetylmuramoyl-L-alanyl-D-glutamate--2,6-diaminopimelate ligase encodes MTLKRLIEDMETLNISADTDIDIRQINYDSRKVMPGDLFVALKGLNLDGHDFIPDAIKRGASTVICENKQSAIPFIQVPDTRSSLAFVSNNFYERPSERLSVIGITGTNGKTTTSYLIKSILEKSGKKTGLIGTINYVIGDRSFPAPHTTPEALEFQSLLFEMLKAGLSHTVSEVSSHALSLKRVDYTRFSVAVFTNLTRDHLDFHGTMKEYFEAKKRLFVELLDKNGTAVINIDDPYGKELIRHTKAKVITYGIQKAAELKAVDIENSVDGISFVIRHGESNFRVNSPMVGIPNVYNILSSTAVSLSMGIKWDVIKTAIKETGNVKGRFEKVSLGQDFLCVVDYAHTEDALRMLILTARDVTPKQRGRVITVFGCGGQRDRGKRPLMGSSATELSDIVYITSDNPRAEEPMEIIKDILSGITKENYHIVPDRSSAIRQAVMEAGTEDSVIIAGKGHEDYQETKGKRLPFSDRQEAEKAIREKMK; translated from the coding sequence ATGACATTGAAAAGGCTTATCGAGGATATGGAAACACTTAACATCAGTGCAGACACCGATATAGACATCAGGCAGATTAACTATGACTCAAGAAAGGTCATGCCCGGAGACCTCTTTGTTGCTTTGAAAGGGCTTAACCTCGATGGACATGACTTTATCCCGGATGCCATTAAAAGAGGTGCATCTACAGTCATTTGCGAGAACAAACAGTCTGCAATCCCATTTATCCAAGTTCCTGACACAAGGTCTTCACTTGCCTTTGTCTCTAATAATTTTTACGAAAGGCCCTCAGAAAGGCTTTCTGTTATAGGCATTACAGGCACTAATGGAAAGACGACTACCTCGTATCTTATTAAATCCATACTTGAGAAGAGCGGTAAAAAGACAGGACTTATCGGCACAATAAATTATGTCATAGGCGATAGGTCTTTCCCTGCGCCCCATACCACACCAGAGGCATTGGAGTTTCAGTCGCTCCTCTTTGAGATGCTTAAGGCTGGATTAAGTCATACGGTCTCAGAGGTCTCCTCGCATGCCCTATCTTTAAAAAGGGTGGATTATACGAGATTCAGTGTTGCTGTGTTTACGAATCTCACAAGAGACCATCTGGACTTCCATGGGACAATGAAGGAGTACTTTGAGGCAAAGAAAAGACTTTTCGTAGAGCTTCTCGATAAAAACGGAACTGCAGTAATAAATATCGATGACCCATATGGAAAGGAGCTTATAAGGCATACAAAGGCAAAGGTAATAACATATGGCATCCAAAAGGCTGCTGAATTGAAGGCAGTGGATATCGAAAACTCGGTTGATGGCATTTCCTTTGTCATAAGGCATGGTGAAAGCAATTTCAGGGTTAACTCTCCAATGGTTGGCATTCCGAATGTGTATAACATCCTTTCCTCGACTGCCGTGTCCCTATCCATGGGCATTAAATGGGATGTGATAAAGACTGCTATAAAAGAAACGGGAAATGTAAAGGGAAGGTTCGAAAAAGTCTCTTTGGGACAGGATTTCCTTTGCGTGGTAGATTATGCCCACACAGAAGATGCACTAAGGATGCTTATCCTTACTGCCCGTGATGTAACCCCGAAGCAGAGGGGAAGGGTCATAACAGTGTTTGGCTGTGGAGGACAAAGGGACAGGGGCAAAAGGCCTCTTATGGGAAGCTCTGCCACTGAGCTAAGCGACATAGTCTATATAACATCCGACAACCCAAGGGCAGAAGAGCCAATGGAGATTATAAAAGACATACTCTCAGGGATTACAAAAGAAAACTACCACATCGTTCCTGATAGAAGCTCTGCAATTCGGCAGGCAGTCATGGAGGCAGGCACAGAAGACTCGGTTATCATTGCAGGCAAAGGGCATGAGGATTATCAGGAAACAAAAGGTAAGAGGCTACCATTTTCAGACAGGCAGGAGGCAGAAAAGGCAATAAGGGAAAAGATGAAATGA